In a single window of the Nocardiopsis composta genome:
- a CDS encoding N-acetylglucosamine kinase produces MTREVVIGVDAGGTATRCVVVGLDGELLGRGTGGGANQFSSPDPAAALEGAVRSAVRDARGGIAVRAAVFGMAGASAAGRARAVETARGAWRAAGLHGEPRVSDDIAVAFASGSAAAEGAVLIAGTGAVAASVRDGVVVRRCDGYGWLLGDAGSAVWIGLEGLRAALAAVDGRGGPTVLTERLADALDIAPGDPQEVIRVVYARRPAELGALAPEVTAAATGGDTEAARICERAAERLLESLAAAVPDPAPGLPVVFAGGVLAAGPVADRVRAGVRARFGTEPLSAADGALGAAGLALRGAGAPASAHARLIAAPS; encoded by the coding sequence ATGACTCGCGAGGTGGTGATCGGAGTGGACGCCGGCGGCACCGCGACGCGCTGTGTCGTGGTCGGCCTGGACGGCGAGCTCCTCGGGCGCGGTACCGGCGGCGGCGCCAACCAGTTCTCCAGCCCTGATCCCGCGGCGGCGCTGGAGGGGGCGGTCCGCTCGGCCGTGCGGGACGCCCGCGGCGGGATCGCGGTGCGCGCGGCGGTGTTCGGCATGGCCGGGGCGTCGGCCGCCGGGCGGGCCCGCGCGGTGGAGACCGCCCGCGGCGCCTGGCGCGCCGCCGGCCTGCACGGGGAGCCGCGGGTCAGCGACGACATCGCGGTCGCCTTCGCTTCGGGCAGTGCCGCGGCGGAGGGGGCGGTGCTCATCGCCGGCACCGGCGCCGTCGCCGCCTCGGTCCGGGACGGGGTGGTGGTCCGCCGCTGCGACGGCTACGGGTGGCTGCTCGGAGACGCCGGTTCGGCGGTGTGGATCGGGTTGGAGGGGCTGCGCGCCGCCCTGGCCGCGGTGGACGGCCGGGGCGGCCCGACGGTGCTCACCGAGCGGCTGGCCGACGCACTGGACATCGCCCCCGGTGACCCCCAGGAGGTCATCCGGGTGGTCTACGCCCGTCGCCCGGCCGAACTGGGCGCGCTCGCCCCGGAGGTCACCGCCGCGGCGACGGGCGGCGACACGGAGGCCGCCCGGATCTGCGAGCGGGCCGCGGAGCGGCTGCTGGAGTCGCTGGCGGCGGCCGTGCCGGACCCTGCGCCGGGCCTTCCGGTGGTGTTCGCCGGCGGGGTGCTCGCCGCCGGCCCGGTGGCCGACCGGGTGCGGGCCGGGGTGCGGGCGCGGTTCGGCACCGAGCCGCTGAGCGCCGCCGACGGCGCACTGGGCGCCGCGGGGCTGGCGCTGCGCGGGGCCGGGGCGCCCGCCTCCGCGCACGCCCGGCTCATCGCCGCACCGTCCTGA
- a CDS encoding SanA/YdcF family protein → MDGIRGLLRRPAVRAVLAAAVLGVLAVGAAAWLRLSTSGLRATVAETPERPVALVLGAGLNDAGRPMPFLARRLDLAAELYHAGKVEAVLVTGDNGRDEYNETDAMADYLAAVGVPREKIAADYAGFSTWESCARAHRVFGVDAATVVTQEFHLPRAVALCRAAGIDTRGVADPSWGDFPSDSAYGYARELAAGVKAAADAAFRPDPTFPGPRETTVDEALSAPR, encoded by the coding sequence ATGGACGGGATTCGAGGGCTGCTGCGGCGGCCTGCGGTACGGGCGGTACTGGCCGCCGCGGTGCTGGGCGTGCTCGCGGTGGGGGCGGCGGCCTGGCTGCGGCTGTCCACCTCGGGGCTGCGTGCGACGGTGGCCGAGACCCCGGAGCGGCCGGTCGCCCTGGTGCTGGGGGCGGGGCTGAACGACGCGGGCCGGCCGATGCCGTTCCTGGCCCGCCGCCTGGACCTGGCCGCGGAGCTGTACCACGCGGGCAAGGTCGAGGCGGTCCTGGTGACCGGGGACAACGGCCGCGACGAGTACAACGAGACCGACGCGATGGCCGACTACCTGGCGGCGGTGGGCGTCCCCCGGGAGAAGATCGCCGCCGACTATGCCGGGTTCAGCACCTGGGAGTCGTGCGCCCGCGCCCACCGGGTGTTCGGGGTGGACGCGGCGACCGTGGTCACCCAGGAGTTCCACCTGCCGCGCGCGGTGGCGCTGTGCCGGGCGGCGGGCATCGACACCCGCGGCGTCGCCGACCCGAGCTGGGGCGACTTCCCCAGCGACAGCGCCTACGGCTACGCCCGCGAGCTCGCGGCCGGCGTCAAGGCCGCGGCGGACGCGGCGTTCCGCCCCGACCCCACCTTCCCGGGCCCCCGCGAGACCACCGTCGACGAGGCGCTCTCCGCGCCCCGCTGA
- a CDS encoding AfsR/SARP family transcriptional regulator, whose amino-acid sequence MAEISFDVLGPLSVQDGSTPLVVRGDKRRSLLAALLLRCGRTVPAHELVRIMWGPGVEEERRRGALQVHVVRLRAALGAEHGGRLVTGSDGGYRVELTDDQLDLLRLRRTTAEAGRAERDGDPERAFRLLRRALRMWKGPVAADARSPELYETDVRHVEDELLGTAERWGALGLRLGRHDAILDFLGLVAARFPERERLVRTQMVALYRGGRQGDALQLFARTRRRLADRLGVDPGPELRRTFEGILRGDLEEGPAVPRQRAAPVLGGRGRTAQPAPAQLPAGVPGFVGRRAELAELDARIGPDAQGRAGRVLLSGPPGAGSSALAVHWAHRAAERFPGGSLYADLGGGPDPAAVAGRFLRALGVPGPLPESLEECSALLRTALAGQRVLVLLDGARDAAAVRPLLPGDAGCGVLVTSRYWLGDLIARDGAAAVAVGALPQEEAVRLLRGRLGEARVDAEPKGAARLAAAVHGMPLPLSMAAAWMSTHPGAGLDDLAARVEARDEEAPAERMAAVLGGDPRFLIGGPEADGSGGGARQG is encoded by the coding sequence GTGGCAGAGATCTCCTTCGACGTCCTGGGGCCGCTGAGCGTCCAGGACGGCAGCACGCCCCTGGTGGTCCGGGGGGACAAGCGCCGCTCGCTCCTGGCTGCGCTGCTGCTCCGCTGCGGCCGGACGGTGCCCGCGCACGAGCTGGTCCGCATCATGTGGGGCCCCGGGGTGGAGGAGGAGCGGCGCCGCGGCGCGCTCCAGGTGCACGTGGTGCGGCTGCGCGCGGCGCTCGGCGCCGAGCACGGCGGGCGGCTGGTCACCGGCAGCGACGGCGGCTACCGGGTCGAACTCACCGACGACCAGCTCGACCTGCTGCGGCTGCGCCGGACCACCGCGGAGGCGGGCCGGGCCGAGCGGGACGGCGACCCGGAGCGCGCGTTCCGGCTGCTCCGCCGGGCGCTGCGGATGTGGAAGGGGCCGGTCGCCGCGGACGCGCGCTCACCGGAGCTGTACGAGACCGACGTGCGGCACGTGGAGGACGAGCTGCTCGGCACCGCGGAGCGGTGGGGCGCGCTCGGGCTGCGGCTCGGCCGGCACGACGCGATCCTCGACTTCCTCGGACTGGTCGCGGCGCGCTTCCCGGAGCGGGAGCGGCTGGTCCGCACCCAGATGGTCGCGCTGTACCGGGGCGGTCGGCAGGGCGACGCGCTGCAGCTGTTCGCCCGCACCCGCCGGCGGCTCGCCGACCGGCTCGGCGTCGACCCCGGGCCGGAGCTGCGCCGCACCTTCGAGGGCATCCTCCGCGGCGATCTGGAGGAGGGGCCCGCGGTGCCGCGCCAGCGCGCCGCCCCGGTGCTCGGCGGCCGGGGCCGCACCGCCCAGCCCGCCCCGGCGCAGCTCCCGGCGGGCGTCCCCGGGTTCGTGGGGCGCCGGGCCGAGCTGGCCGAACTGGACGCGCGGATCGGCCCGGACGCGCAGGGCCGGGCCGGCCGGGTGCTGCTCAGCGGACCGCCCGGCGCGGGCAGCTCGGCACTGGCGGTGCACTGGGCGCACCGGGCCGCGGAGCGGTTCCCCGGCGGCAGCCTCTACGCCGACCTCGGCGGCGGCCCCGACCCGGCGGCGGTCGCCGGCCGCTTCCTGCGCGCCCTGGGCGTGCCCGGTCCGCTTCCGGAGTCGCTGGAGGAGTGCTCCGCGCTGCTGCGCACCGCACTGGCCGGGCAGCGGGTGCTGGTGCTGCTGGACGGAGCCCGGGACGCCGCCGCGGTGCGGCCGCTGCTCCCCGGGGATGCCGGGTGCGGGGTGCTCGTCACCAGCCGGTACTGGCTGGGCGACCTGATCGCCCGGGACGGAGCGGCGGCGGTCGCGGTCGGCGCGCTGCCGCAGGAGGAGGCGGTGCGGCTGCTCCGCGGCAGGCTCGGCGAGGCGCGGGTGGACGCGGAGCCGAAGGGCGCGGCCCGGCTGGCCGCGGCGGTGCACGGGATGCCGCTGCCGCTGAGCATGGCGGCGGCGTGGATGTCCACCCACCCGGGCGCCGGCCTGGACGACCTGGCGGCCCGGGTGGAGGCCCGCGATGAGGAGGCCCCCGCCGAGCGGATGGCCGCCGTGCTCGGCGGCGACCCGCGTTTCCTCATCGGCGGACCGGAGGCGGACGGTTCCGGGGGAGGGGCCCGGCAGGGGTGA
- a CDS encoding AAA family ATPase, which produces MTDPEPGGPAVVFMCGPAGSGKTTVARRLEADGYVRLSIDEEAWNRGWRRQPLPGDVAAAIEEDLRRRLVGLVSAGADVVVDYSFWSRRTRDGYRRLLAPFGVVPVLVHLATPREVALDRIRGRTGGDANAVRLTDETASCYHDSFEPPSPGEGPVVVLRPGDDPGALDIPTALVAARRSGPQR; this is translated from the coding sequence ATGACCGACCCGGAACCCGGCGGACCGGCGGTGGTCTTCATGTGCGGACCGGCCGGGTCGGGCAAGACGACGGTCGCCCGGCGGCTGGAGGCCGACGGCTATGTGCGGTTGTCGATCGACGAGGAGGCGTGGAACCGGGGGTGGCGGCGGCAGCCGCTTCCCGGGGACGTCGCCGCCGCCATCGAGGAGGACCTCCGCCGCCGCCTGGTCGGGCTGGTCTCGGCCGGGGCCGACGTCGTGGTGGACTACTCGTTCTGGTCCCGGCGGACGCGCGACGGCTACCGCCGGCTGCTGGCGCCCTTCGGAGTGGTCCCCGTGCTCGTCCACCTGGCGACGCCGCGCGAGGTGGCGCTCGACCGGATCCGAGGCCGGACCGGGGGAGACGCGAACGCGGTGCGACTCACCGACGAGACCGCCTCGTGCTATCACGACTCCTTCGAGCCGCCCTCACCCGGCGAAGGCCCGGTGGTGGTCCTGCGCCCCGGCGATGACCCCGGCGCCCTCGACATCCCCACCGCCCTCGTGGCGGCGAGAAGGTCGGGACCGCAGCGGTAG
- a CDS encoding SanA/YdcF family protein, with protein sequence MRIAKQAGLALGGAALAAAAPTAWVYARAAGRRFAPEDVPERPVAIVLGAAMWPQGPSPLLARRLDLAVRLHRAGRVRAVLVSGDNRPCSGNETDGMVDYLIEAGVPERAVAADPHGYRTWDSCVRARDVYGVDAAVMVTQAFHLPRAVALARAAGIDAVGVGDASSRARSRSTTTGYLREVGASAKALRDALLRPGPAVAEEARQEARDVLHVALGLAVRG encoded by the coding sequence GTGCGCATCGCCAAACAGGCCGGACTGGCCCTCGGAGGGGCGGCGCTGGCCGCCGCCGCACCCACCGCCTGGGTGTACGCCCGCGCGGCCGGGCGCCGCTTCGCCCCGGAGGACGTTCCGGAGCGCCCGGTGGCGATCGTGCTCGGCGCCGCGATGTGGCCGCAGGGGCCGTCGCCGCTGCTGGCCCGCCGCCTCGACCTGGCGGTGCGGCTGCACCGCGCCGGGCGGGTGCGGGCGGTCCTGGTCTCCGGCGACAACCGGCCCTGTTCGGGCAACGAGACCGACGGCATGGTGGACTACCTGATCGAGGCCGGGGTACCGGAGCGGGCGGTCGCCGCCGACCCGCACGGCTACCGCACCTGGGACAGCTGCGTGCGCGCCCGCGACGTCTACGGGGTGGACGCCGCGGTCATGGTCACCCAGGCGTTCCACCTGCCCCGCGCGGTCGCGCTGGCCCGCGCCGCGGGGATCGACGCGGTGGGCGTGGGCGACGCCAGCTCCCGGGCGAGATCCCGCTCCACCACCACCGGCTACCTGCGCGAGGTCGGCGCCAGTGCCAAGGCCCTGCGCGACGCCCTGCTCCGCCCCGGACCGGCCGTGGCCGAGGAGGCCCGGCAGGAGGCCCGCGACGTGCTGCACGTCGCGCTCGGCCTCGCGGTGCGGGGATAA
- a CDS encoding NB-ARC domain-containing protein → MERMTERADPQPDRTPAPRAERKRRVHLAVLAGWGVLSIAATVLQNAPDLLEWLPTEVIWGLVVIGALAQLPFIARDALRGGRPRDEAAGPFWREGHGDNLLHPEPHFVGYREQRRRMQRLFAAFTRPGWRGALDLARWWRRPGPQTPPLVVVVTGAPGTGKSQLANLVARETADRFPDGARWVDLTTGTSADDEDAGTAEEEAGTRRTWLRMPDVLPRRFRRLRGDRTAPAPAVARPRSVHTLLEELLGASGDTPRGPRRQLEEAWRGRTAGRRLLLVLENAEDPRQVQPLLPNSPDSAVLVTARRPFHDAGFAFTEVHLEGLTEDEGAELLDRQAPIPADTADPGRERRARRAVAEHCHGLPLALKMCGKRLASHTGEDAERLLAKLRSTHGTPLLGPTGFPASFLGVFRLCGTEARRLLHRMADSGMQEAADYAAAALLGIGRERAAGVLTELVELSLLEPLGRADDGVRRYRMHQLVRDTMVVLGPAELGVPPAEAEAEWGPEATAAAARRLVEAYTWTARAAAAELHGDDPGFPAPPLAGPPPDPAAAAFGLEAPGNPPAWLHRESEVLLGCIWLAADGGHTGAGWRLSRAVAEMCKALRTHWEEWEQAVEAQLALAYGGGDPQALAMALLEASELSGARGRYQQGAVYARRALLVFERLGADERWAARAHRALGVCLQRWGDLGEAQEELERAEAVLAEHGERRWHARTLYDLAQLHADLGRREKAAGLLRRARDAFAAEGDTAQRDQVRIMLAEVLADEGRHLDAWIALQSLLEGFRGQGRHWFAAQCLRVLGGLDGELLRRQWRAAEGGGRPTRRLRRAWSTAERTAQLREAIVLMERMGDLWGVNRTRLTLARALVHARDFDGAERTFRRAARGFADLGRGAGRDGEQGDLRWQARTHHAAAEEILAVVSPAREGADPTVPLRYARPLQLALVHAREALDLYEERGNASGVAGARILLARILWVDGADRAEVLGHLEAAARRAAEAALPDLQKEARDLHARLSSAHPDVARLWEIH, encoded by the coding sequence ATGGAGCGCATGACGGAACGGGCCGACCCCCAGCCCGATCGGACCCCCGCCCCGCGCGCCGAGCGGAAGCGCCGCGTGCACCTGGCGGTGCTGGCCGGATGGGGGGTGCTCTCCATCGCGGCGACCGTGCTGCAGAACGCGCCCGACCTGCTGGAATGGCTGCCCACCGAGGTGATCTGGGGCCTGGTGGTCATCGGTGCCCTGGCCCAGCTGCCGTTCATCGCCCGCGACGCGCTCCGCGGCGGCCGGCCCCGGGACGAGGCCGCCGGCCCGTTCTGGCGGGAGGGCCACGGGGACAACCTGCTCCACCCCGAACCGCACTTCGTCGGCTACCGGGAGCAGCGGCGGCGGATGCAGCGCCTGTTCGCGGCGTTCACCCGCCCCGGCTGGCGCGGCGCGCTGGACCTGGCCCGCTGGTGGCGCCGGCCCGGGCCGCAGACGCCCCCGCTGGTCGTGGTGGTGACCGGGGCGCCTGGGACCGGCAAGAGCCAGCTGGCCAACCTGGTCGCGCGGGAGACCGCCGACCGCTTCCCCGACGGGGCCCGCTGGGTCGACCTGACCACCGGCACCAGCGCCGACGACGAGGACGCCGGGACCGCCGAGGAGGAGGCCGGGACCCGCCGGACCTGGCTGCGCATGCCCGACGTGCTGCCCCGCAGGTTCCGCCGGCTGCGCGGCGACCGGACCGCCCCCGCGCCGGCCGTCGCCCGGCCCCGCTCGGTGCACACCCTGCTGGAGGAGCTGCTCGGCGCCTCCGGGGACACCCCGCGCGGCCCCCGCCGGCAGCTTGAGGAGGCCTGGCGGGGCCGCACCGCGGGCCGCCGGCTGCTGCTGGTCCTGGAGAACGCCGAGGACCCCCGCCAGGTCCAGCCGCTCCTGCCGAACAGCCCGGACAGCGCGGTGCTGGTCACCGCCAGGCGCCCGTTCCACGACGCCGGGTTCGCCTTCACCGAGGTGCACCTGGAGGGGCTCACCGAGGACGAGGGCGCCGAACTGCTGGACCGGCAGGCGCCGATCCCCGCCGACACCGCCGACCCCGGGCGGGAGCGGCGGGCCCGGCGGGCCGTCGCCGAGCACTGCCACGGCCTGCCGCTCGCCCTGAAGATGTGCGGCAAGCGACTGGCCTCGCACACCGGGGAGGACGCCGAGCGGCTGCTGGCCAAGCTGCGCAGCACGCACGGCACCCCGCTGCTCGGCCCCACCGGCTTCCCCGCCTCCTTCCTCGGCGTCTTCCGGCTGTGCGGCACCGAGGCGCGCCGGCTGCTGCACCGGATGGCCGACTCCGGCATGCAGGAGGCCGCCGACTACGCCGCGGCCGCCCTGCTGGGGATCGGCCGGGAGCGCGCCGCCGGGGTCCTCACCGAACTGGTCGAGCTCTCCCTGCTGGAACCGCTCGGCCGGGCCGACGACGGCGTCCGCCGCTACCGGATGCACCAGCTGGTCCGGGACACCATGGTGGTGCTCGGCCCGGCCGAGCTGGGCGTCCCGCCCGCCGAGGCGGAGGCCGAATGGGGGCCGGAGGCCACCGCGGCCGCCGCCCGCCGGCTGGTCGAGGCCTACACCTGGACCGCCCGGGCCGCCGCCGCGGAGCTGCACGGCGACGACCCCGGCTTCCCGGCCCCGCCGCTGGCCGGCCCGCCGCCGGACCCCGCGGCCGCCGCGTTCGGCCTGGAGGCGCCGGGCAACCCGCCCGCCTGGCTGCACCGGGAGAGCGAGGTGCTGCTGGGCTGCATCTGGCTGGCCGCCGACGGCGGCCACACCGGGGCCGGGTGGCGGCTGTCCCGGGCGGTCGCCGAGATGTGCAAGGCGCTGCGCACCCACTGGGAGGAGTGGGAGCAGGCGGTCGAGGCGCAGCTCGCCCTGGCCTACGGCGGCGGCGACCCGCAGGCGCTGGCCATGGCGCTGCTGGAGGCCTCGGAGCTGTCCGGCGCCCGGGGCCGCTACCAGCAGGGCGCCGTCTACGCGCGGCGCGCCCTGCTCGTCTTCGAGCGGCTCGGCGCCGACGAGCGGTGGGCCGCGCGGGCGCACCGGGCGCTCGGCGTGTGCCTGCAGCGCTGGGGCGACCTGGGCGAGGCCCAAGAGGAGCTGGAGCGCGCCGAGGCGGTGCTGGCCGAGCACGGCGAGCGCCGGTGGCACGCCCGCACCCTGTACGACCTGGCCCAGCTCCACGCCGACCTGGGCCGCCGGGAGAAGGCGGCCGGGCTGCTCCGCCGCGCCCGGGACGCCTTCGCCGCCGAGGGCGACACCGCGCAGCGGGACCAGGTCCGCATCATGCTGGCCGAGGTCCTCGCCGACGAGGGCCGGCACCTGGACGCCTGGATCGCGCTCCAGTCGCTGCTGGAGGGGTTCCGCGGGCAGGGCCGGCACTGGTTCGCCGCGCAGTGCCTGCGGGTGCTCGGCGGGCTCGACGGCGAGCTGCTCCGCCGGCAGTGGCGCGCGGCCGAGGGCGGCGGCCGCCCCACCCGGCGGCTCCGCCGCGCCTGGTCGACCGCTGAGCGCACCGCCCAGCTGCGCGAGGCGATCGTGCTGATGGAGCGGATGGGCGACCTGTGGGGGGTGAACCGCACCCGGCTCACCCTGGCCCGGGCGCTGGTGCACGCCCGCGACTTCGACGGGGCCGAGCGGACCTTCCGCCGGGCCGCCCGCGGCTTCGCCGACCTGGGCCGCGGCGCCGGGCGCGACGGCGAGCAGGGCGACCTGCGCTGGCAGGCGCGCACCCACCACGCCGCGGCCGAGGAGATCCTCGCGGTGGTCTCCCCGGCGAGGGAGGGCGCCGACCCCACCGTCCCGCTCCGCTACGCCCGCCCGCTCCAGCTGGCCTTGGTCCACGCGCGCGAGGCGCTCGACCTGTACGAGGAGCGGGGCAACGCCTCCGGCGTGGCCGGCGCCCGCATCCTGCTGGCCCGCATCCTCTGGGTGGACGGCGCCGACCGCGCCGAGGTCCTCGGCCACCTGGAGGCCGCGGCCCGCCGCGCGGCCGAGGCCGCCCTGCCCGACCTGCAGAAGGAGGCCCGGGACCTGCACGCCCGCCTCTCCTCGGCCCACCCGGACGTGGCCCGCCTCTGGGAGATCCACTAG
- a CDS encoding MurR/RpiR family transcriptional regulator → MAKSAKSIDGGAAEASPSPGTVLRIRALLPSLPPAEQRVAQRIVDDPERAAASSITQLAKDCSTSEATVIRFCRTIEFSGYRELRLALATEAGQARGAGLSTRAAVGDIDPDDTLVTVVQKIAYTDARAVEDTAAQLDVDVLQTVVEALAAARRTDIYGVGASAFVGADLQQKLHRIGLTSFAWADNHVMLTSAALLREGDVAVGVSHSGATIETVQALAEARARGATTVAITNFPRSPISESADHVLTTAARETTFRSGATASRLAQLTVIDCLFVGLAQLRYADSRTALESTYDAVRGLRVGERRTGGRRPRPAE, encoded by the coding sequence ATGGCGAAATCGGCGAAATCGATCGACGGCGGGGCCGCGGAGGCCTCCCCGTCCCCCGGAACGGTGCTGCGCATCCGGGCCCTGCTGCCCTCTCTTCCCCCGGCCGAGCAGCGGGTGGCCCAGCGCATCGTCGACGACCCCGAGCGGGCGGCCGCCTCCTCCATCACCCAGCTGGCCAAGGACTGTTCGACGTCGGAGGCCACCGTCATCCGGTTCTGCCGGACCATCGAGTTCTCCGGCTACCGCGAACTTCGGCTGGCCCTGGCCACCGAGGCGGGCCAGGCACGGGGCGCCGGACTGAGCACCCGGGCCGCCGTCGGCGACATCGACCCCGACGACACCCTGGTCACCGTGGTGCAGAAGATCGCCTACACCGACGCCCGCGCGGTGGAGGACACCGCCGCCCAGCTGGACGTGGACGTGCTGCAGACGGTGGTGGAGGCGCTGGCCGCAGCGCGCCGCACCGACATCTACGGGGTGGGCGCCAGTGCGTTCGTCGGCGCCGACCTGCAGCAGAAGCTGCACCGGATCGGGCTGACCTCGTTCGCCTGGGCGGACAACCACGTCATGCTGACCAGTGCGGCGCTGCTGAGGGAGGGCGACGTCGCGGTGGGCGTCTCGCACAGCGGGGCGACCATCGAGACGGTGCAGGCGCTGGCCGAGGCGCGCGCCCGCGGCGCGACCACGGTCGCCATCACCAACTTCCCGCGCAGCCCGATCAGCGAGAGCGCCGACCACGTGCTCACCACGGCCGCCCGGGAGACCACGTTCCGCTCCGGCGCCACCGCCAGCCGGCTGGCCCAGCTCACCGTGATCGACTGCCTGTTCGTCGGGCTGGCCCAGCTGCGCTACGCCGACAGCCGCACCGCCCTGGAGAGCACCTACGACGCGGTGCGCGGGCTGCGCGTCGGCGAACGGCGCACCGGCGGCCGGCGCCCCCGGCCCGCGGAGTGA
- a CDS encoding DUF885 family protein encodes MDELPERLRAIADLRVPEMRVGAGRHEYDGITGDLSPDGVRDRLSRVGAGDALDDPHEEAHARIQEETLRYTLGELEEHRFNPLLHLDELDLSCYDRDYAPQSRRDAARLRHLEAWPAAVDAALAALDRVSAPIAEALLPAARGLAAGVPADAPEDVRTAALRAHALLVGHLEKAARDGDPSARLGAGALRRLMGAPEGIDVDLGRLAERADAERDRLMDRLAEATGRIEPGRPPLEVARDLVRDHPGPQGVLEAARTWTRLATAFTAERGLAPFHDGELEVSESPESQRWATAMLAWPGPAEPDSTTNYFITPPDPEWTEAEQEEWLEMFSATTLPAITVHEVAPGHYSHGRALRRARGPVARTFFSTAFIEGWAHYAEEVCVEEGFGAYAEAAVGGTFTAAHFETGVWLEALIRVTRLAAAIGVHTGEMTVADAAARFSADTALTGTAALAEAQRATFDPTYGRYTWGKLEIQALRERARREWGADFTPTRFHAALLSLGAPPLGLIGAALDRA; translated from the coding sequence ATGGACGAACTTCCGGAACGGCTCCGCGCCATCGCCGACCTCCGCGTGCCCGAGATGCGGGTGGGTGCCGGACGGCACGAGTACGACGGCATCACCGGCGACCTCTCCCCGGACGGGGTGCGCGACCGGCTCTCCCGGGTGGGCGCCGGGGACGCCCTCGACGACCCGCACGAGGAGGCGCACGCCCGCATCCAGGAGGAGACGCTCCGCTACACCCTGGGCGAGCTGGAGGAGCACCGCTTCAACCCGCTGCTCCACCTCGACGAGCTCGACCTGTCCTGCTACGACCGGGACTACGCCCCGCAGAGTCGGCGCGACGCCGCCCGGCTGCGCCACCTGGAGGCCTGGCCGGCGGCGGTGGACGCCGCGCTCGCCGCACTGGACCGGGTGAGCGCCCCCATCGCCGAGGCGCTGCTGCCCGCCGCGCGCGGCCTCGCCGCCGGGGTGCCCGCCGACGCCCCCGAAGACGTTCGCACCGCCGCGCTCCGCGCGCACGCCCTGCTCGTCGGACACCTGGAGAAGGCCGCCCGGGACGGCGACCCCAGCGCCCGGCTCGGCGCCGGGGCGCTGCGCCGGCTGATGGGCGCCCCCGAGGGGATCGACGTCGACCTCGGCCGGCTGGCCGAGCGCGCCGACGCCGAGCGGGACCGGCTGATGGACCGGCTCGCCGAGGCCACCGGGCGCATCGAGCCGGGCCGCCCGCCGCTGGAGGTCGCCCGGGACCTGGTGCGCGACCACCCCGGGCCGCAGGGCGTGCTGGAGGCCGCCCGCACCTGGACCCGGCTGGCCACCGCGTTCACCGCCGAGCGCGGCCTGGCCCCGTTCCACGACGGGGAGCTGGAGGTGTCGGAGTCGCCGGAGTCCCAGCGCTGGGCGACCGCGATGCTGGCCTGGCCCGGGCCGGCCGAGCCGGACAGCACCACCAACTACTTCATCACCCCGCCCGACCCGGAGTGGACCGAGGCCGAGCAGGAGGAGTGGCTGGAGATGTTCAGCGCCACCACGCTGCCCGCGATCACCGTGCACGAGGTGGCCCCGGGCCACTACTCGCACGGCCGGGCCCTGCGCCGGGCCCGGGGGCCGGTGGCGCGCACCTTCTTCTCCACCGCGTTCATCGAGGGCTGGGCGCACTACGCGGAGGAGGTGTGCGTGGAGGAGGGCTTCGGCGCCTACGCCGAGGCGGCGGTCGGCGGCACCTTCACCGCCGCCCACTTCGAGACCGGCGTCTGGCTGGAGGCACTGATCCGGGTCACCCGGCTGGCCGCGGCGATCGGCGTGCACACCGGGGAGATGACGGTCGCCGACGCGGCGGCCCGGTTCTCCGCCGACACCGCGCTGACCGGCACCGCGGCGCTCGCCGAGGCGCAGCGGGCCACCTTCGACCCCACCTACGGCCGCTACACCTGGGGCAAGCTGGAGATCCAGGCGCTGCGCGAGCGCGCCCGCCGGGAGTGGGGCGCCGACTTCACCCCCACCCGGTTCCATGCCGCGCTGCTCTCCCTGGGCGCGCCGCCGCTCGGCCTGATCGGCGCCGCACTGGACCGGGCCTGA